One Vicia villosa cultivar HV-30 ecotype Madison, WI linkage group LG5, Vvil1.0, whole genome shotgun sequence genomic window, TAGGTTTTGGGGGCTATTGCCTTTTCTCTTGTATTTGGGTTTGAGTTTCCGTTGAACTCTTATTGAATacaattgttgcttataaaaaaaaaatcaaccattgataTATTCATTTtactttctaaaataatatttttcacttCGAAGAAAACTTGTGTATTATAATTTATAAGGTCAAATTCATTATACTTTTTGATATTTGCATAACAACTAATATAAAAATTGAACTCCAATCaaaagcaaaaaaataacaaGCCACTTAACAACCAAAGTTATTTTTCTTGACACAAACACCCTCCAAAAGGCTTAAAACATTCAAGAATATTACAATAAATTCCCAAAGATAAAGGATTTCACAACCACACCACCCTAATATTAATGAAGCATTAAATCCTAGAAGTTTTTTAAATCATAATTAGACCCTAGAATCTAAAGCAAGAATTGTACTAATATTAATAGGGTTCATGTATTCAGCAGCTCCAGTCATAAACTTATCAACTATTAGTCTATTAGCTCTCTCTGATGGATGAAAAGGGTCCCAAAATGCATACACATCCctattagggcacaagttagaaGCTGGAGTACATAGTCCCATTCCATTGTATGGTCCTTGACCACAACATGCTACTTTTGATGTCACAAATCCTgcatttaaaaaattcaaaattataaaaatattttatattttattctagTAATCTAATAGGCGGCGCGTCAACCAGCGACCGCTCAGATATCAACTGAGTTgccttaaataaataaatgaaggtTGAAGTGTATACCATATCTTTGTGGATCAGAAATGAAATCCAAATGCATAGCGAAAGCGTTGGCATAAATGAAGACATGATTAGGGCCGCCGATTTCGGAGTTGAGTTGATTAATCAATTGAACAAGTTGAGGATTGAACAAATTAGTAGCGGTTTGAAGATCTGCACCACACTCTCCATTTCTACTATGCATAGCAAGTTCTGCTGGTACACAACCTAATGGTCCTGTCCCTGTCACCAAAACCCTTCTTGCTCCCAATTCATACAGATTCTGTGTGCATTTAATTCAATGTTATAACACAATTGGTATGAATTGTTTGTTAGAGTCTGAAaagtgataatgatggattgtacGTATTGAAAATACAGAAGGATGTGTAAGAGCATTAATTATGAGTTTTTACTATATGGTTATGTATTTGGTGATGGAATTTATGtggatattaatatttattactaAATTTTCAACTACCAATTGAATCTTAATGTAACATGCTTGCCAAACATTAATTATCTCatctctataaaaaaaatattttaattcctTATTAACCCTagtagaaaaatgaatatttcttACATAAAGTAAACTATCACGCCCGTTTTGAGGATATATAAGGTGGACTACAACATAGTGTCAAAAATTTGTCACGCTTAAGACATTttttaaataagattttataataaatttgtcACGGCTAAACTATCGTTTAAGAATTCAACTGGTACACTAGTAAATTATCAAGCCGTTTTAGGGTTGTGTAAGGCGATTTACAGTACCGTGTCCAAAATTTGTCACGGTTAAAATATTACTAAATAGGGTTTCATAATAAATTTGTCACGGCCAAACTATCATTTATGAATTCAACTGGTGCACTATATAATAATAGATCTTCGAAAAAACATATATGATCAACAATAATAGAGGTAGAAGGATATGAATGTACCATAAGAATTTTGCGATACTCAGAAATGAGGAAGACGACATAATCGGGAAGAGCATATTGACGAGATCTTGCCGATAATGGAACCAAATAATAGTTGTTCACAAAATCATTCCCTCCTAAGGTTATTAGTACCAAAGCTTGGTTCACTAATTTTTGTGCACCATCTTCTCCAATTAGTGCACTAACCCTTTGTTGATACTGTCTAAAGTATGCTAATTGTTCGGTAATTCGGATAATGTTAATCTGCAAAATTAAATTTCAATAATTAGATAGTAATAACAGATAATAGTTCAATGTGTCACAATAGTTGTTTCTTTTACTATACATATAAATTAGGGTATGTTTATTTTTTGTTAAAGTAATTACTTTTTAGCAACGGCTACAACGTGTTACAAATTTACAATAATTACAATAGCAACAGTTATAATGTGTTACAATAACTACATTTAGCAACAGTTTTCATGTTACTAGAAAGAGcccaaaaaaaattatgatactTACAAACTGAACTCCAGTGTCATTGAGAATTCCTATTCCAGCCGAAGCAAAGTTAGCACCAATAAGTAATCTCTCACCATCAAGCTCTGGACTCAAATATGGCAATGTTGGTTCTGACCCTATTTTCTCACCTATCACattcataatatatataatatatagtcACTTTAATTAGATAAAAGTTAGTAAAACCATATGAAtaactttaaattattattattatcataaatatttttacaaaaataaGTACTAGCATGAACTCAACTGATAAGATCAGGCATGTTGAGGCCATTGGAGAAACGACCGGAGGCGCGATGAGTTTCAGAATCGATTCCATAAGGATATGAATCGGCACGAGCAGTAGTTGCAAGGAAGTTGTTATTTCCATTGTCAACAAGTGAATCACCAAAAACAAAAAATGCTCTTGCTGCTTCAAGTTGTTCAACACCAATGCTTAGGATGATGAACACACAAAGAAAGATTGAAAGAATAATATTAttcatttgtttgtttttttccaTTGGAAAAAAATTAATGTCTAAAGAAATTAACCCCAACTATAGGTAGTGGTGAAATGTGCATTTGAATGAGGAAGTTAAGTCACTTATATATAGTGCTCAattattgtgatttttttttttagaaatatctACCACTCTTTAACACTAAAGATATCTACCACTCCTTTATAAcagtaattaatttttttgttgaaaaatttATTGGACACACAATATGCATTTTTTTCTTGCAATTGAGTTTTCttcaaaatcaagttagggatTTTACACCTAGATCGGATGGTCTAGATTTAGCTTTATTTTTTAAGTTGgaatttgtattaaaaaatatgttaaatgTGTATGACAAAGAGTACAATTCATTTTCTGTATACATGTTGACTATTACTCATAAGTAGGCAAAATTAAGTGATACTAATGTGATAGAGACCAtagtatttaaatacaaattatatAATGTAAACCTTTTTTCCAATAATAATAGAAAGAAAATTGGCTCTTTTCCAATAATAATAGAAAGAAAATTGGCTCACATTAGGTTTAGTGGTGATTGAAGCTGGACTTGATGCAAGAACCGACTTTTAAATCAGATTAGGCGGTCAAATGAACCGAATACTGGTGGTTAAAAAATTGGCTCAACACCAAACACcgtgtgttaattatttaatgTTAAATACTTAAATTCCTCTCGTTTATTCGAGAGCATTTTTTTAATACGTGGATTTGGAAGATTGTTAGGAATGATATTTTCTTCTatcatttatttatcattttcttttgctttattCTAATTTCCAAATCATTCTTCCTCCACGGATAATTTGTCTCTTCCCCGCATTCGGGGTAGTTGAGAACCTTTTAAAGTGATTTTTTTCTTGAGAGTTTCTATTTGATAGATTTTCCTCTTCAGAGGATTTATTCAAGAGAAATGTCCATCATTGATTTTACGATGTGTCTTATATGCGGTGTTCTCATCGAGTCGACTTCTCACTTGTTTGTCACTTGTGACTTAGTGTTGGAGAAGTTTTTCACTAATAAGCATTGATACATAGTGTAAGACTaagcacctttgtgagagacacgtcACTTATTcaccctaaaaccttaaggtgataggtgagtgggttatCCCACTTATAAATattcaagtcaccacattcctatcTAATGTGGGACTATTTtcccacttactcacacttgcattattattctaacactccccctcaagtgtgagtccacaatgctCCCCCATTTACACTTGTACCGTTGTTACCTCTTCTTGGATAACGAGACACCTCTTCTTGATCATTTCGATACAAGTTAGTcggtccctttctcgaaccaaaggcttTGATACTATTTGTTGGAGGAGTTTTTCACTAGGGAGCATTAATACATAACGTAGAATTagacacctttgtgagagacacactacTTAATCATCCAAAACTTTTTAGCACTCATGATAAAGGATTTTCAGCTGGTTAGACTGAAAAATAGTTCTTCCTAGAGACCTTAGGTGAAAGGGCAAAGTCCAAGgagatttatttttatgattcGGTATACCGTGACCTCACTACAACACGCTGGGGCTTTAAAAGTgctttttatgggctttaaaagcgctgtgaaagccagcgctggcgtaggtaacaaaagcgcttcagaaagcgctctggtaggcccccctataagagcgcttttctggaaaaagcgctctggtaggccccccctataagagcgcttttctggaaaaagcgctctggtaggcacccctataagagcgctttcctggaaaaagcgctctggtagcccccctataagagcgcttttccaaaagcgctttcgtatgttgcgttttttttattttttatgcttttttattaatctttggcagcgcttttactaagaagcgcttttgtaggtggatctttaagagcgctttttaaaagcgttgtcgttgctaaatgaggtattttaatgtgcagcctgtaatttaatcctgccagtcgacctgtaatattttcgacctgtaatatgttttcaacctgtaatattttcgacctgtaatatatttttgacgatataatttcagccatcagtaagacaatatatatactaatataataccattataatatccaaaattatatatatacatcattacaacatcaataatattatagttgaaatcgacacaaatcctacatgaaaaattgcttaatataaaagtgacacaaatcctctttgatttcttccaacttaagtctcgggtacccagcagcacggaattcgtcaaggtactacaaaacaaaaacataatatgaatgatatatttagttaaatgtaataaattatatgaaattatcttaagttataaattcataccgtgagcggaatctctaattgattcgcctgaaggatttctttcataaacctcaaaacaaagtatccgcaatctgaactgtttcgctgttgcggacactacatagaaaaaaataagattttatagttgtcttgttttatcaagtagcataaatattttaagcaaaattgtgaaaaataatgtacctgcactttgat contains:
- the LOC131606346 gene encoding GDSL esterase/lipase At5g33370-like, with translation MEKNKQMNNIILSIFLCVFIILSIGVEQLEAARAFFVFGDSLVDNGNNNFLATTARADSYPYGIDSETHRASGRFSNGLNMPDLISEKIGSEPTLPYLSPELDGERLLIGANFASAGIGILNDTGVQFINIIRITEQLAYFRQYQQRVSALIGEDGAQKLVNQALVLITLGGNDFVNNYYLVPLSARSRQYALPDYVVFLISEYRKILMNLYELGARRVLVTGTGPLGCVPAELAMHSRNGECGADLQTATNLFNPQLVQLINQLNSEIGGPNHVFIYANAFAMHLDFISDPQRYGFVTSKVACCGQGPYNGMGLCTPASNLCPNRDVYAFWDPFHPSERANRLIVDKFMTGAAEYMNPINISTILALDSRV